In the genome of Mucisphaera calidilacus, one region contains:
- the lpxA gene encoding acyl-ACP--UDP-N-acetylglucosamine O-acyltransferase gives MATIHPTAIIDTRAQIADDADIGPWCRIEGNVNVGPGTRLIANVHLYGPLTLGSNNTLYPNTAIGFAPQDRKYDHDESGAGVVIGDNNTLRENVTIHRATHDIPTTLGSDNYLMAGAHLAHDTVVGSRCNLANNVLLAGHVTVEDDVNIGGGSAVHQNCRIGQHAMLAGIVAAIQDVTPFCIYFHNEQIIGINVIGLRRAGLKEHIKPLKRAYEIVGLSGLANKTAVEKIRTELADDPLCQQFADFVEKTTRGLCTFTRNKDADKA, from the coding sequence TTGGCAACCATCCACCCCACCGCCATCATCGACACCCGAGCACAGATCGCCGACGACGCCGACATCGGACCCTGGTGCCGCATCGAGGGCAACGTAAACGTCGGCCCCGGCACCCGACTCATCGCCAACGTCCACCTCTACGGGCCCCTCACCCTCGGCAGCAACAACACCCTCTACCCCAACACCGCCATCGGATTCGCTCCCCAGGACCGAAAGTACGACCACGACGAGTCCGGCGCAGGCGTCGTCATCGGCGACAACAACACCCTCCGCGAAAACGTCACCATCCACCGCGCCACCCACGACATCCCCACCACCCTCGGCAGCGACAACTACCTTATGGCCGGCGCACACCTCGCCCACGACACCGTCGTCGGCAGCCGGTGCAACCTCGCCAACAACGTCCTGCTCGCGGGACACGTCACCGTCGAAGACGACGTCAACATCGGAGGCGGCTCCGCCGTCCACCAGAACTGCCGCATCGGTCAGCACGCCATGCTCGCCGGCATCGTCGCCGCCATCCAGGACGTCACCCCCTTCTGCATCTACTTCCACAACGAGCAGATCATCGGCATCAACGTCATCGGACTCCGACGCGCCGGCCTCAAAGAACACATCAAGCCCCTCAAACGCGCCTACGAAATCGTCGGGCTCTCCGGACTCGCCAACAAGACCGCCGTCGAAAAGATCCGCACCGAACTCGCCGACGACCCCCTCTGCCAGCAATTCGCCGACTTCGTCGAAAAAACCACACGCGGGCTCTGCACCTTCACCCGCAACAAAGACGCCGACAAGGCCTGA
- the purB gene encoding adenylosuccinate lyase: protein MQPDDRYVSPLASRNASPEMQAIWSPRRKFMTWRQLWIVLAEAEHELGLPVSGEQVAALRGAAEDLDLEAAAAYEKKLRHDVMAHVHAFGDVAPEARGIIHLGATSQFVNCNTELMLIRDALGLVAGKLASAIDRLATFAAEHRSLATLGYTHLQPAQPTTVGKRACLWIQELSIGLAEVEHRLGMLPLRGVKGTTGTQASFLALFRALEGVDEAEAQRRVEALDRLVTEKLGWPADRRLPISGQTYPRVIDGLVASSLGAVAAAAHKMATDLRLLASRKEIEEPFETSQIGSSAMAYKRNPMRSERICGLSRFVIGMIQTPFVTAAEQWMERTLDDSSTRRLTLPEPFLALDGVLELLNNVSAGLVVYPAVIRANLEAELPFMATEEILMAAARRGVDRQDAHEAIRQHSMAAARCVKERGGANDLIERLRGEPLFEGIALEDALDASLFIGRAPEQVDLFIDEVVGPIRERYAGALGHEAELKV from the coding sequence ATGCAACCTGATGACCGTTATGTCTCGCCTCTGGCTTCTCGCAACGCCTCGCCCGAGATGCAGGCGATCTGGTCGCCTCGCCGGAAGTTCATGACCTGGCGTCAGTTGTGGATTGTGCTGGCGGAGGCGGAGCATGAGTTGGGTCTGCCGGTGTCTGGGGAGCAGGTGGCGGCGCTGCGTGGGGCGGCGGAGGATCTGGATCTGGAGGCGGCGGCGGCGTACGAGAAGAAGCTGCGTCACGACGTGATGGCGCACGTGCACGCGTTCGGGGACGTGGCGCCGGAGGCGCGGGGGATCATCCATCTCGGGGCGACGTCGCAGTTTGTGAACTGCAACACGGAGTTGATGCTGATTCGGGATGCGCTGGGGCTGGTTGCGGGGAAGCTGGCGTCGGCGATTGATCGGTTGGCGACGTTTGCGGCGGAGCATCGGAGTCTGGCGACGCTGGGGTACACGCACCTGCAGCCGGCGCAGCCGACGACGGTGGGCAAGCGTGCGTGTCTGTGGATTCAGGAGTTGTCGATCGGGTTGGCGGAGGTGGAGCACCGGTTGGGGATGTTGCCGTTGCGGGGCGTGAAGGGGACGACTGGGACGCAGGCGTCGTTTCTGGCGTTGTTCCGTGCTTTGGAGGGTGTGGACGAGGCGGAGGCTCAGCGTCGGGTGGAGGCGTTGGATCGGCTGGTGACGGAGAAGCTGGGTTGGCCGGCGGATCGTCGGTTGCCGATCTCGGGTCAGACGTACCCGCGTGTGATTGACGGTTTGGTGGCTTCGTCGCTTGGCGCGGTGGCGGCGGCGGCGCACAAGATGGCGACGGACCTGCGTCTGCTGGCGTCGCGGAAGGAGATCGAGGAGCCGTTCGAGACGAGTCAGATCGGTTCGTCGGCGATGGCGTACAAGCGGAACCCGATGCGGAGCGAGCGGATCTGCGGTTTGAGTCGGTTCGTGATCGGGATGATCCAGACGCCTTTTGTGACGGCGGCGGAGCAGTGGATGGAGCGGACGCTTGACGATTCGTCGACGCGTCGGCTGACGCTTCCCGAGCCGTTTCTGGCGTTGGATGGCGTGCTGGAGCTGTTGAACAATGTGAGTGCGGGGCTGGTGGTTTATCCGGCGGTGATCCGGGCGAATCTTGAGGCGGAGCTGCCCTTCATGGCGACGGAGGAGATCCTGATGGCGGCGGCGCGTCGGGGCGTGGACCGTCAGGATGCGCACGAGGCGATTCGTCAGCACAGCATGGCTGCGGCGCGTTGTGTGAAGGAGCGGGGGGGTGCGAACGACCTGATCGAGCGTCTGCGTGGTGAGCCGTTGTTCGAGGGGATTGCTTTGGAGGATGCGCTGGACGCGTCGCTTTTCATCGGTCGTGCGCCGGAGCAGGTGGATCTGTTTATCGACGAGGTGGTGGGGCCGATTCGTGAGCGGTACGCGGGTGCGTTGGGTCACGAGGCCGAGTTGAAGGTGTGA
- the lipB gene encoding lipoyl(octanoyl) transferase LipB, with the protein MRDSSVTAERFGVEDLGVMAYAEALGVQREVHAGVVAGERERLLVVEHPAVITLPDRDAVRAHILADSEALGRAGVDVQITDRGGDVTYHGPGQLVVYPIVRLRDHRLNLGRYMRLLEAVVMDTLAAFGVVGHRREGATGVWVEGEGEPVSKVCALGVRIRKNVTMHGLALNVTTDLRHFELIVPCGLADRGVTSLERLLGEGVPAMAEVVSELVSAFDRRLAEAEARA; encoded by the coding sequence ATGCGTGACTCATCTGTGACGGCGGAGCGGTTCGGGGTGGAGGACCTTGGGGTGATGGCTTACGCGGAGGCGTTGGGTGTTCAGCGTGAGGTGCACGCGGGGGTGGTGGCGGGTGAGCGTGAGCGTCTGCTGGTGGTGGAGCATCCGGCGGTGATCACGCTGCCTGACCGTGATGCGGTGCGTGCGCACATACTTGCGGATTCGGAGGCGTTGGGGCGTGCGGGTGTTGACGTGCAGATCACGGACCGCGGGGGCGACGTGACGTATCACGGGCCGGGGCAGTTGGTGGTGTATCCGATCGTGCGGCTGCGCGATCACCGATTGAACCTTGGGCGGTACATGCGGTTGCTGGAGGCGGTGGTGATGGACACGCTGGCAGCGTTCGGGGTGGTGGGTCATCGTCGAGAGGGTGCAACGGGTGTGTGGGTGGAGGGTGAGGGTGAGCCTGTGTCGAAGGTTTGCGCGCTGGGGGTGCGGATCCGGAAGAACGTGACGATGCACGGGTTGGCGTTGAATGTGACGACGGATCTGCGGCACTTTGAGTTGATCGTGCCTTGCGGGTTGGCGGATCGTGGTGTGACGAGTCTGGAGCGGTTGCTGGGTGAGGGTGTGCCGGCGATGGCCGAGGTGGTGTCGGAGCTGGTGTCGGCGTTTGATCGTCGGCTGGCGGAGGCGGAAGCGCGTGCGTGA